One Lactiplantibacillus paraplantarum genomic window carries:
- a CDS encoding type II toxin-antitoxin system RelB/DinJ family antitoxin, whose protein sequence is MAVKEKKRVQVKIDKDLADDTEAVLSELGLNPTTAINMFYKRIVANGALPFNASLSEEEKANLRFLKATEGTPVTEFKDAKEVADWLNDPDED, encoded by the coding sequence ATGGCAGTTAAGGAAAAGAAACGGGTCCAAGTCAAGATTGATAAAGATTTGGCCGATGATACCGAAGCAGTTTTAAGCGAATTGGGCTTAAATCCAACCACGGCCATTAACATGTTTTACAAGCGGATTGTTGCTAATGGTGCTTTACCTTTTAATGCGTCTTTAAGCGAAGAAGAAAAAGCTAATTTACGCTTTTTAAAGGCGACCGAAGGGACACCAGTTACCGAGTTCAAAGACGCTAAAGAGGTCGCTGATTGGCTCAACGATCCAGATGAGGACTAA